In Scomber japonicus isolate fScoJap1 chromosome 19, fScoJap1.pri, whole genome shotgun sequence, a single genomic region encodes these proteins:
- the ythdc1 gene encoding YTH domain-containing protein 1 isoform X2: protein MAADRREDKDGELNVLEDILTEAPDQDDELYNPETERHVSDKKGTKRKSERSESQDLKRLRPSSGHAPSRSSSTNKRGAGAPLPSSSSSKKVLSSPRGRHAAAGYRHEYYDERKGRRVSREAPRSRGGEEARRRESQRGLDGLNQKLRRDERRASPSPHEDDNQSEEETAAEYGSEQGSGSSSPAASHVEEEDDQEEEEEEEEEEGMEEEEEEEEEEEGEKEDEEEEEEEEEYERRGGEGNDYDTRSEAGDSRSASSVSFSDDGESARSGSASEASGSEKKREKLSSSVRAVRKGMENPTSKLRYILRDARFFLIKSNNHENVSLAKAKGVWSTLPVNEKKLNAAFRSARSVVLVFSVRESGKFQGFARLASESHHGGSPIHWVLPAGMNAKMLGGVFKIDWLCRRELPFTKTAHLSNPWNEHKPVKIGRDGQEIQPDIGAQLCALFPLDESVDVHQVARRVRHKRRTPSEPRPRGRPPQREPGRRRPEEYDLHGRKRPRADGPPDFNQRAGFIQDLRNQPVDRRFSSVRRDVFLNGSYNDYMRDYHHSVGPPAPWQTLAAYPGVEQPPPHHPPYYHHSHPPPPPHQAYHHHHHPPLPPHEAPPPRFRDKQRAAPPHRAFASSPHDYDMRVDDFLRRTQAVVSSRRERERQRERERGGPRRERERERARDRDRERERDKERGRYRR from the exons ATGGCGGCCGACCGGCGCGAGGACAAAG ACGGAGAACTGAACGTTCTGGAAGATATTTTGACTGAAGCTCCCGATCAAGACGACGAACTTTACAACCCGGAGACTGAACGACACGTTAGCGACAAGAAAG GAACGAAGAGGAAGAGTGAGCGCTCTGAGAGCCAGGATCTGAAGAGGCTCCGCCCCTCCTCTGGCCACGCCCCCTCCCGGTCCTCCTCCACCAATAAGAGAGGAGCTGGAGCCCcgctgccctcctcctcctcctctaagaAGGTGCTGTCGAGCCCCCGCGGGCGCCACGCCGCCGCCGGATACAGACATGAATACTATGACGAGCGGAAGGGGCGGCGAGTTTCCCGCGAGGCGCCGAGGAGCCGCGGAGGAGAAGAGGCTCGGCGGAGAGAGTCTCAGCGAGGCCTGGACGGTTTAAACCAG AAGCTGCGGCGTGATGAGCGGCGGGCTAGCCCCTCCCCCCACGAGGACGACAACCAATCAGAAGAGGAGACAGCAGCAGAGTATGGCTCGGAGCAGGGCTCGGGAAGCTCCTCTCCCGCAGCCTCTCAtgtagaggaggaagatgatcaggaggaagaggaggaagaggaagaagaggagggcatggaggaggaggaggaagaggaggaggaggaggagggagagaaggaggatgaggaggaggaggaagaagaggaggagtatgAACGTCGTGGCGGCGAGGGGAACGACTACGATACTCGCAGTGAAGCCGGCGACTCGCGCTCCGCCTCCTCCGTCAGCTTCTCTGATGACGGCGAATCAGCTCGCTCCGGCTCCGCCTCTGAGGCTTCAG gttcaGAGAAGAAACGGGAGAAGCTGTCGTCGTCGGTCCGAGCCGTTCGCAAAGGGATGGAGA ATCCAACCAGTAAGCTGCGTTACATCCTGCGAGACGCTCGCTTCTTCCTCATCAAGAGCAACAACCACGAGAACGTCTCCCTCGCTAAAGCTAAG GGCGTGTGGTCGACGCTGCCGGTGAACGAGAAGAAGCTGAACGCAGCTTTCCGCTCAGCTCGGAGCGTCGTGCTCGTCTTCTCCGTGAGGGAAAGCGGGAAATTCCAag GTTTTGCTCGCTTGGCGTCGGAGTCTCATCACGGCGGCTCTCCGATCCACTGGGTCCTTCCAGCCGGCATGAACGCCAAGATGCTGGGGGGGGTCTTTAAGATCGACTGGCTCTGCAG GCGGGAGCTCCCGTTCACGAAGACGGCCCACCTGTCGAACCCCTGGAACGAACACAAGCCGGTGAAGATCGGACGCGACGGACAG GAGATCCAGCCGGACATCGGCGCTCAGCTGTGCGCCCTGTTCCCATTGGACGAGAGCGTCGACGTGCACCAGGTGGCCCGCCGCGTTCGTCACAAGCGCCGGACGCCGTCGGAGCCGCGGCCTCGAGGCCGACCGCCGCAGCGTGAACCGGGAAG GCGTCGACCTGAAGAGTACGACCTCCACGGCAGGAAGCGGCCGCGAGCAGACGGTCCGCCCGACTTCAACCAGCGAGCAG GGTTCATCCAGGACCTTCGTAACCAGCCggtggacag ACGATTCTCCAGCGTGAGACGCGACGTCTTCCTCAATGGA tcttaTAACGACTACATGAGGGACTACCATCACAGCGTCGGCCCCCCCGCTCCGTGGCAGACTCTG GCGGCTTACCCTGGCGTggagcagccccccccccaccaccccccctaTTACCATCACAGCCAcccgcccccccctcctcaccaggcctaccaccatcaccaccacccccccctaCCGCCACACGAGGCTCCGCCCCCTCGTTTTAGAGACAAGCAGCGAGCAGCGCCGCCGCACCGCGCCTTCGCCTCCAGCCCG CACGACTACGACATGCGTGTGGACGACTTCCTGCGACGGACGCAGGCGGTGGTGAGCAGCCGGCGGGAGCGTGAGCGGCAGCGTGAGCGCGAGCGTGGCGGACCGCGccgtgagagagagcgagagcgagcgAGGGAccgagacagagaaagagagagggacaaaGAGAGGGGGCGGTACCGCCGGTGA
- the ythdc1 gene encoding YTH domain-containing protein 1 isoform X1 has translation MAADRREDKDGELNVLEDILTEAPDQDDELYNPETERHVSDKKGTKRKSERSESQDLKRLRPSSGHAPSRSSSTNKRGAGAPLPSSSSSKKVLSSPRGRHAAAGYRHEYYDERKGRRVSREAPRSRGGEEARRRESQRGLDGLNQKLRRDERRASPSPHEDDNQSEEETAAEYGSEQGSGSSSPAASHVEEEDDQEEEEEEEEEEGMEEEEEEEEEEEGEKEDEEEEEEEEEYERRGGEGNDYDTRSEAGDSRSASSVSFSDDGESARSGSASEASGSEKKREKLSSSVRAVRKGMETSPCVVSDPTSKLRYILRDARFFLIKSNNHENVSLAKAKGVWSTLPVNEKKLNAAFRSARSVVLVFSVRESGKFQGFARLASESHHGGSPIHWVLPAGMNAKMLGGVFKIDWLCRRELPFTKTAHLSNPWNEHKPVKIGRDGQEIQPDIGAQLCALFPLDESVDVHQVARRVRHKRRTPSEPRPRGRPPQREPGRRRPEEYDLHGRKRPRADGPPDFNQRAGFIQDLRNQPVDRRFSSVRRDVFLNGSYNDYMRDYHHSVGPPAPWQTLAAYPGVEQPPPHHPPYYHHSHPPPPPHQAYHHHHHPPLPPHEAPPPRFRDKQRAAPPHRAFASSPHDYDMRVDDFLRRTQAVVSSRRERERQRERERGGPRRERERERARDRDRERERDKERGRYRR, from the exons ATGGCGGCCGACCGGCGCGAGGACAAAG ACGGAGAACTGAACGTTCTGGAAGATATTTTGACTGAAGCTCCCGATCAAGACGACGAACTTTACAACCCGGAGACTGAACGACACGTTAGCGACAAGAAAG GAACGAAGAGGAAGAGTGAGCGCTCTGAGAGCCAGGATCTGAAGAGGCTCCGCCCCTCCTCTGGCCACGCCCCCTCCCGGTCCTCCTCCACCAATAAGAGAGGAGCTGGAGCCCcgctgccctcctcctcctcctctaagaAGGTGCTGTCGAGCCCCCGCGGGCGCCACGCCGCCGCCGGATACAGACATGAATACTATGACGAGCGGAAGGGGCGGCGAGTTTCCCGCGAGGCGCCGAGGAGCCGCGGAGGAGAAGAGGCTCGGCGGAGAGAGTCTCAGCGAGGCCTGGACGGTTTAAACCAG AAGCTGCGGCGTGATGAGCGGCGGGCTAGCCCCTCCCCCCACGAGGACGACAACCAATCAGAAGAGGAGACAGCAGCAGAGTATGGCTCGGAGCAGGGCTCGGGAAGCTCCTCTCCCGCAGCCTCTCAtgtagaggaggaagatgatcaggaggaagaggaggaagaggaagaagaggagggcatggaggaggaggaggaagaggaggaggaggaggagggagagaaggaggatgaggaggaggaggaagaagaggaggagtatgAACGTCGTGGCGGCGAGGGGAACGACTACGATACTCGCAGTGAAGCCGGCGACTCGCGCTCCGCCTCCTCCGTCAGCTTCTCTGATGACGGCGAATCAGCTCGCTCCGGCTCCGCCTCTGAGGCTTCAG gttcaGAGAAGAAACGGGAGAAGCTGTCGTCGTCGGTCCGAGCCGTTCGCAAAGGGATGGAGA cctCTCCCTGTGTTGTTTCAGATCCAACCAGTAAGCTGCGTTACATCCTGCGAGACGCTCGCTTCTTCCTCATCAAGAGCAACAACCACGAGAACGTCTCCCTCGCTAAAGCTAAG GGCGTGTGGTCGACGCTGCCGGTGAACGAGAAGAAGCTGAACGCAGCTTTCCGCTCAGCTCGGAGCGTCGTGCTCGTCTTCTCCGTGAGGGAAAGCGGGAAATTCCAag GTTTTGCTCGCTTGGCGTCGGAGTCTCATCACGGCGGCTCTCCGATCCACTGGGTCCTTCCAGCCGGCATGAACGCCAAGATGCTGGGGGGGGTCTTTAAGATCGACTGGCTCTGCAG GCGGGAGCTCCCGTTCACGAAGACGGCCCACCTGTCGAACCCCTGGAACGAACACAAGCCGGTGAAGATCGGACGCGACGGACAG GAGATCCAGCCGGACATCGGCGCTCAGCTGTGCGCCCTGTTCCCATTGGACGAGAGCGTCGACGTGCACCAGGTGGCCCGCCGCGTTCGTCACAAGCGCCGGACGCCGTCGGAGCCGCGGCCTCGAGGCCGACCGCCGCAGCGTGAACCGGGAAG GCGTCGACCTGAAGAGTACGACCTCCACGGCAGGAAGCGGCCGCGAGCAGACGGTCCGCCCGACTTCAACCAGCGAGCAG GGTTCATCCAGGACCTTCGTAACCAGCCggtggacag ACGATTCTCCAGCGTGAGACGCGACGTCTTCCTCAATGGA tcttaTAACGACTACATGAGGGACTACCATCACAGCGTCGGCCCCCCCGCTCCGTGGCAGACTCTG GCGGCTTACCCTGGCGTggagcagccccccccccaccaccccccctaTTACCATCACAGCCAcccgcccccccctcctcaccaggcctaccaccatcaccaccacccccccctaCCGCCACACGAGGCTCCGCCCCCTCGTTTTAGAGACAAGCAGCGAGCAGCGCCGCCGCACCGCGCCTTCGCCTCCAGCCCG CACGACTACGACATGCGTGTGGACGACTTCCTGCGACGGACGCAGGCGGTGGTGAGCAGCCGGCGGGAGCGTGAGCGGCAGCGTGAGCGCGAGCGTGGCGGACCGCGccgtgagagagagcgagagcgagcgAGGGAccgagacagagaaagagagagggacaaaGAGAGGGGGCGGTACCGCCGGTGA